GCGGCTGACCGCCCGGCCGGTCATTACCTGTCGGACCTGCGGATCAAACTGGCGGTCGATCAGGGCACTCGCGCCGATCGTGGCAACCTGCTGGGGATTCAGCCGGAACTGTTCCCGACCGACTATCAAAGCTCCGAACGCCTGCACCGCAAACTCGCCGCTTATTTGCAGCAGGCACAGGACCAGGGTTTGCTCAATGAAAAAACCATCGTGGTGCTGCCCGAGCATGTCGGCACCTGGCTGATGATCAGTGGCGAGAAAGACGAGTTGTACCAGGCCCCCACCCTCGCCGAAGCAATGAACTGGCTGGCCGCCAGCAACCCGTTGCAGTTCGCCCGCGCCTGGCTCACCGCCAAGGGCAGCAGCCGTCTGGATGACGCCCACTTGCGGATGAAATCCAGAGACATGGCCAAGGACTATCAGCTGCTGTTCGGCGGTCTGGCCAAGGAATTCCATATCACCCTGGTCGCCGGCTCGATCGTGTTGCCGGAACCGAACATCATCGACGGCAGACTCAAGGCCGGCAGTGGCGCGCTGTACAACACCAGCGTGGTGTTCGGTCGCGACGGCGCCCCGCTCGGTCAGCCACAGCGGCAGATGCGCCCGATCTTCGATCAGGATGACACGACGCCATCCAGCGATATCTCTCGGATCAATGTGATCGATACCCCGGCCGGACGTCTCGGCGTGCTGATCGGTAACGACAGCTGGTATCCGGACAACTATCGCAGGCTCGATGAGCAAGGCGCGCAACTGATCGCGGTGCCCGCGTTCGTCATCGGTCATGGGGTGTGGGATCTGCCTTGGCAGGGCTACAGAGGTTTGAACGTGCCAGACTCGGTCAGCCTCAAACCGGGAGAGGTCAGTGAAGGCCAGGCCTGGCACCGCTTGACCCTGACGGCACAACCGCCGGGCAGCCGGGCGATTGCCGGTATGAGCGTGTTCCTGCGCGGGCAGTTCTGGGACAAGCCGAGCTCCGGGCAGAGCTTCCTCAGCAGCAACGGCCAGCAGTTCGCCGACGGTGAAGCCCGTGGCGCGCGCTTGCTGAACCTCTGGTTGTAAACCATGAAGCCGCTGCCGATGCGCCTCGGGGATCTGTCAGTAGGCTTCGTTCATAGCCTGGCCGATGCCGTGCGCAGCCATGACGCCGATCCGCTGCCGCTGCTCGAGCAATACGGCCTCGACGCGGCACGATTGGCCGAGGCCGGGGCACGCCTGTCGATCCCGCGCTATATGCGCCTGGGTCATGG
The sequence above is a segment of the Pseudomonas sp. HS6 genome. Coding sequences within it:
- a CDS encoding carbon-nitrogen hydrolase family protein; this translates as MRKLLYLTFSMALVAALTFYAMWAADRPAGHYLSDLRIKLAVDQGTRADRGNLLGIQPELFPTDYQSSERLHRKLAAYLQQAQDQGLLNEKTIVVLPEHVGTWLMISGEKDELYQAPTLAEAMNWLAASNPLQFARAWLTAKGSSRLDDAHLRMKSRDMAKDYQLLFGGLAKEFHITLVAGSIVLPEPNIIDGRLKAGSGALYNTSVVFGRDGAPLGQPQRQMRPIFDQDDTTPSSDISRINVIDTPAGRLGVLIGNDSWYPDNYRRLDEQGAQLIAVPAFVIGHGVWDLPWQGYRGLNVPDSVSLKPGEVSEGQAWHRLTLTAQPPGSRAIAGMSVFLRGQFWDKPSSGQSFLSSNGQQFADGEARGARLLNLWL